From one Coxiella-like endosymbiont genomic stretch:
- a CDS encoding phosphosulfolactate synthase — protein MKFGWGTGLLVPYLEEKICLLREAEITVYFGGTLFEYFYIHDQIEQYAFLAT, from the coding sequence ATAAAATTTGGGTGGGGAACAGGATTATTAGTACCTTATCTCGAAGAAAAAATTTGTCTGCTTAGAGAAGCAGAAATAACAGTTTATTTTGGTGGAACACTTTTTGAATATTTTTATATTCATGATCAAATAGAGCAATACGCCTTTTTAGCTACATAG
- a CDS encoding VOC family protein — translation MAWVEYDLPEGGCFVITNLAQDVFPSANSGRTITFEVEDLDKLVNQIKPDGVTFKLDIFSSPVFGPLPINY, via the coding sequence ATGGCCTGGGTTGAATACGATCTTCCAGAAGGAGGTTGTTTTGTTATAACCAACTTAGCTCAAGATGTTTTTCCTAGTGCCAATTCTGGCAGAACGATTACTTTTGAAGTTGAGGACTTAGATAAACTGGTTAATCAAATTAAACCAGATGGTGTAACGTTTAAGCTCGATATTTTTTCATCGCCTGTGTTTGGCCCACTTCCAATAAACTATTAA
- a CDS encoding MFS transporter, producing the protein MAAAYIDRIGRKSLQMFRFLIITIAYGLIALIFNVVNNVPLFTVVFGISFFFVNVGHNTTIFLIPSEVYPTTLWA; encoded by the coding sequence TTGGCCGCTGCCTATATCGACCGAATTGGTCGGAAATCTTTACAGATGTTTAGATTTTTAATAATCACTATTGCGTATGGACTTATTGCACTAATTTTCAATGTCGTCAACAACGTCCCCTTGTTCACCGTAGTTTTTGGAATCAGCTTCTTTTTTGTTAATGTCGGCCACAACACAACCATCTTTCTCATCCCTTCGGAAGTTTATCCCACCACTTTATGGGCATAG
- a CDS encoding thiamine pyrophosphate-binding protein, with protein sequence MSITLWKMMLDIFHGCSNQQIFGVFRDAINPLADALRTDKHKRFEWITVRHEETDAFAVGTQAKLTGKLGLCAAGMVGPGAVHLLNRLYDAKHDYAPVLALIIQIPQNEIGTDYHHKKLI encoded by the coding sequence ATGAGTATTACCCTATGGAAAATGATGCTCGACATTTTTCATGGATGCAGCAATCAACAAATTTTCGGAGTTTTTAGAGATGCCATTAATCCTCTTGCCGATGCACTAAGAACTGACAAACATAAACGTTTCGAATGGATCACCGTTCGCCACGAAGAAACAGATGCTTTCGCTGTTGGAACTCAAGCTAAATTGACTGGAAAACTGGGCCTTTGTGCAGCAGGAATGGTAGGACCCGGTGCCGTTCATCTTCTAAATAGATTGTACGATGCTAAACACGATTACGCTCCTGTGTTAGCCCTTATAATTCAGATACCGCAAAATGAAATTGGAACGGATTATCACCATAAAAAATTAATTTAG
- the clpP gene encoding ATP-dependent Clp endopeptidase proteolytic subunit ClpP — translation MSLLIPMVVEQTSRGERAYDIYSRLLKERIIFLIDHIEDHMANLAIAQMLFLESENPSKEINLYINSPGGSVSSAMAIYDTMQFVKPDVRTLCFGQAASAGALLLASGAHGKRQCLPHSLVMIHQVLGGYKGQGTDIQIHAKQTKRVSDQLTEILAKHTGKSFEQIERDTNRDYFLTPEEALEYGLIDSIMTERP, via the coding sequence ATGAGTCTCTTAATTCCCATGGTGGTTGAGCAAACATCGCGAGGCGAGCGAGCTTATGATATCTATTCACGTCTTCTAAAGGAACGAATTATTTTTCTAATTGACCACATTGAAGATCACATGGCCAATTTAGCCATCGCGCAAATGCTTTTTTTGGAATCGGAAAATCCCTCTAAGGAAATCAATCTTTATATAAATTCTCCTGGAGGTTCGGTGAGTTCGGCAATGGCAATTTATGACACCATGCAATTTGTAAAGCCTGACGTACGTACTTTATGTTTTGGACAAGCCGCCAGTGCTGGTGCCTTGCTTCTTGCCTCAGGGGCTCATGGAAAAAGACAATGCTTGCCGCATTCTTTGGTAATGATTCACCAGGTATTAGGTGGATATAAAGGTCAAGGTACTGACATTCAAATTCATGCCAAACAAACCAAGCGAGTCAGTGACCAGCTGACGGAAATTTTAGCCAAACATACGGGAAAAAGTTTTGAGCAAATTGAAAGAGACACCAACCGCGATTATTTCTTAACGCCGGAAGAGGCTTTGGAGTATGGCTTAATTGATTCGATAATGACGGAACGACCCTAG
- the clpX gene encoding ATP-dependent Clp protease ATP-binding subunit ClpX, whose product MSEEKPQVLYCSFCGKSQHQIRKLIAGPGVFVCNECVDLCNDIIREEEIAHAVEVQKKLPTPSEIHRLLDEYVVGQDFAKKVLAVAVYNHYKRLSSHTKKDDGVEISKSNILLIGPTGSGKTLLAQILAKILNVPFAIADATTLTEAGYVGEDVENIVQKLLQKCNYDVEKAKTGIIYIDEIDKIARKTDSPSLTRDVSGEGVQQALLKLIEGTVASIPPQGGRKHPQQEYLRVDTSNILFICGGAFADLHKIIQHRTDKSGIGFAAEVRSKDDSTNTSELIKQTEPEDLIKFGLIPEFVGRLPVIATLEELNEDALIRILTEPKNALAKQYHKLFELESVQIDFREDALRQIAKRAIQRKTGARGLRSIVEHTLLDLMYELPTVVGLKKVVIDGGVINQTSPPLFIYDKEKIPRKVAQEQ is encoded by the coding sequence ATGAGTGAAGAAAAACCACAAGTTCTATATTGTTCGTTCTGTGGCAAAAGTCAGCATCAAATTCGCAAATTAATCGCAGGTCCCGGTGTTTTCGTATGTAACGAATGCGTAGATTTATGTAATGACATCATTCGTGAAGAAGAAATTGCTCATGCTGTTGAGGTTCAGAAAAAACTTCCAACACCATCAGAAATTCATCGATTATTGGATGAATACGTCGTTGGTCAAGACTTTGCTAAGAAAGTATTAGCTGTTGCCGTGTACAATCATTACAAACGATTGAGTTCGCACACTAAAAAGGACGATGGTGTTGAAATTAGTAAAAGTAATATTCTTTTGATTGGTCCAACTGGTTCTGGAAAAACTTTATTAGCGCAAATATTAGCTAAAATATTAAATGTTCCTTTTGCTATTGCAGATGCAACTACATTGACCGAAGCGGGATATGTGGGCGAGGACGTTGAAAATATTGTTCAAAAACTATTACAAAAATGCAATTATGATGTCGAAAAAGCAAAAACGGGGATTATTTATATTGACGAAATCGATAAGATTGCTCGTAAAACAGATAGTCCCTCATTGACTCGCGATGTTTCGGGCGAAGGAGTGCAGCAAGCTTTATTGAAATTAATCGAAGGTACGGTTGCTTCTATTCCTCCTCAAGGTGGCCGAAAACATCCGCAACAAGAATATTTGCGAGTAGATACGTCCAACATTTTATTCATTTGCGGAGGAGCATTTGCTGATTTGCATAAAATTATTCAGCATCGTACGGATAAAAGTGGTATTGGTTTTGCTGCGGAGGTACGTTCGAAAGACGATTCCACAAATACTTCAGAATTAATTAAACAAACGGAACCGGAAGATTTAATTAAATTTGGTTTAATTCCAGAATTTGTTGGACGGCTGCCTGTTATCGCCACTTTGGAGGAATTGAATGAAGATGCTTTAATTCGCATTTTAACAGAACCAAAAAACGCGTTGGCTAAGCAGTATCATAAATTGTTTGAATTGGAGAGTGTGCAAATTGATTTTCGTGAAGATGCTTTGCGGCAAATTGCTAAGCGAGCGATTCAGCGAAAAACAGGGGCGCGTGGATTACGTTCTATTGTTGAACATACTCTACTGGATTTGATGTACGAACTTCCAACCGTCGTTGGTTTGAAGAAAGTCGTAATCGATGGAGGTGTTATTAATCAAACTTCGCCGCCGTTATTTATTTATGATAAAGAAAAAATTCCCCGTAAGGTAGCTCAAGAACAATAA
- the pmbA gene encoding metalloprotease PmbA: MANNQEKLQSDILHLLDRAKKRVDQVEISAGIETGFSVDIRLGAVETVEHHRENSLDIRVYHQQRTGSASTSDLSFKAMETAFDKACTIAQFTQEDPYAGLADAADMALDYPNLTLYHPWQITPKEAIKLAIECETVARKYDPRIKNSDGTTVNTYDSFRIYANSHGFLGHYPSTIHSMSCSLVAEQNNQMQRDYDYTLARSSDKLLPIDLIAQQVAEKTIRRLGARKITTCRCPIIFDASVAKGMWRSLISAIQGSNLYRDASFLCGQLHQKIFPKFITIYQEPHLPGEIGSAPFDENGVKTRKINYVENGMLTNYILGAYSARKLGMKTTGNAGGVFNLFITPGDKDLIDLFKEMQTGLFVTELMGQGVNLLTGNYSRGAFGYWIENGEIQHPVEEITISGNLKEMFKQIQVVANDIDPRSSIKTGSILIEQMIVAGE, from the coding sequence ATGGCCAACAATCAGGAAAAATTACAATCCGATATCTTGCATCTTTTAGATCGTGCAAAAAAGCGAGTGGATCAAGTTGAAATTAGTGCAGGTATCGAAACGGGTTTTTCGGTAGATATTCGTCTGGGGGCTGTAGAAACTGTCGAGCATCATCGTGAGAATTCTCTTGATATTAGGGTTTATCATCAACAACGCACAGGTAGTGCGAGTACTTCAGATTTATCTTTTAAAGCGATGGAAACTGCTTTTGATAAAGCTTGTACTATTGCCCAATTTACTCAGGAAGATCCTTATGCCGGATTAGCAGACGCCGCGGACATGGCCTTGGATTATCCCAATTTGACGCTTTATCACCCCTGGCAAATTACCCCTAAAGAAGCTATTAAACTCGCTATAGAATGTGAAACCGTTGCGCGAAAATATGATCCTCGAATCAAAAATTCCGATGGCACTACAGTGAATACGTATGATTCTTTTAGAATTTATGCAAATTCTCACGGATTTTTAGGTCACTATCCTTCGACCATTCATAGTATGAGTTGCAGTTTGGTTGCTGAGCAAAACAACCAAATGCAGCGCGATTATGATTACACTTTGGCCCGTAGTTCCGATAAATTATTGCCAATTGATCTTATTGCTCAACAAGTAGCAGAAAAGACAATTCGTCGATTAGGAGCTAGAAAAATAACAACGTGTCGATGTCCTATCATTTTTGATGCATCTGTGGCGAAAGGAATGTGGCGATCCTTAATTTCGGCTATTCAAGGCAGTAATTTATACCGTGACGCTTCTTTTTTATGTGGCCAATTACATCAGAAGATCTTTCCTAAATTCATTACTATTTATCAGGAGCCGCATTTACCTGGCGAAATTGGCAGCGCACCTTTTGATGAGAATGGTGTTAAAACTCGAAAAATAAATTATGTAGAAAATGGAATGTTAACTAATTATATTTTAGGCGCATACTCGGCAAGAAAATTAGGAATGAAGACTACGGGAAACGCGGGAGGAGTGTTTAATTTATTTATAACCCCTGGGGATAAGGACTTAATCGATTTATTTAAAGAAATGCAAACAGGCTTGTTTGTTACGGAGTTAATGGGCCAAGGTGTTAACTTATTAACGGGAAATTATTCGCGTGGGGCTTTTGGCTATTGGATTGAAAATGGTGAAATTCAACATCCTGTTGAAGAAATTACTATTTCGGGTAATCTGAAAGAAATGTTTAAACAAATCCAAGTGGTCGCTAACGATATCGATCCTCGTAGCAGTATCAA